A section of the Acidobacteriota bacterium genome encodes:
- a CDS encoding DUF4212 domain-containing protein: MNPALQESLKRYWRTNLKIMMMLLAVWAVAGLGCGVLFADALNAYSLGGYPLGFWFAQQGSIIVFVLLILIYSLLLNRLDARHHAEMERLKQGGGEEHP; this comes from the coding sequence CTGAACCCGGCTCTCCAGGAGTCGCTGAAGCGCTACTGGCGCACCAACCTGAAGATCATGATGATGTTGCTGGCCGTCTGGGCGGTCGCCGGCCTGGGTTGCGGGGTCCTCTTCGCCGATGCTCTCAACGCCTACAGCCTGGGGGGCTATCCCTTGGGTTTCTGGTTTGCCCAGCAGGGATCCATCATCGTCTTCGTGCTCCTGATACTGATCTATTCGCTGCTGCTCAACCGGCTTGACGCCAGGCACCACGCCGAGATGGAAAGGCTGAAGCAGGGCGGTGGGGAGGAGCATCCATGA